In Nicotiana tabacum cultivar K326 chromosome 2, ASM71507v2, whole genome shotgun sequence, the following proteins share a genomic window:
- the LOC107763484 gene encoding protein NUCLEAR FUSION DEFECTIVE 4-like gives MAMPEMTRDSVCRAIWSFSLHLLTSRWFMTFSSLMILSMAGATFIFGLYSGEIKSSLGYDQTTLNLISFFKDLGGNLAIISGLIMEIIPPRAVLAIGAILNVFGYFMIWLAVTGRISKPHVWQMCLYICIGANSQSFANTGATVTCVKNFPNSRGIVLGLLKGAVGLSGAIMTQLYLAFYGDNGKSLILLISWFPVLVSFFFLPAIRIMKVTRQENEVKMLYNLLYFSLGLAGFLLIMIIIQRKLTFDRAEYSLSGAVVLVLIFSPLVLIIREEVNLWKSKRQVATNFSQLNVSIQMENIPSSAEPESTTNWKSCFKNAFKPPKRGEDHTILQALFNIDMLILFVVTTFGVGGTLTAIDNLGQIGKSYAINFGYNF, from the coding sequence ATGGCAATGCCAGAGATGACTAGAGATAGTGTATGTAGAGCCATATGGAGTTTTAGCCTCCATTTGCTAACTAGCCGTTGGTTCATGACATTTTCTTCTCTGATGATACTATCAATGGCTGGTGCAACTTTCATATTTGGCCTATATTCAGGGGAAATAAAATCCTCATTAGGTTATGATCAAACAACACTAAACTTGATTAGCTTTTTCAAGGATTTGGGTGGTAATTTAGCCATAATTTCTGGTCTAATTATGGAAATTATACCACCTCGGGCAGTTCTTGCTATAGGTGCAATCTTGAACGTTTTTGGTTATTTCATGATATGGCTGGCTGTAACGGGGCGAATTTCGAAACCTCATGTTTGGCAAATGTGTTTGTATATATGCATTGGTGCAAATTCTCAGTCATTTGCAAATACTGGTGCAACTGTTACTTGTGTCAAGAATTTCCCTAATAGTCGAGGCATCGTGTTAGGCCTATTAAAAGGTGCAGTTGGCCTAAGTGGTGCGATTATGACACAATTGTACCTTGCTTTTTATGGAGATAATGGTAAGTCTTTGATCTTACTCATTTCTTGGTTCCCCGTCCTTGTATCGTTCTTTTTTCTTCCTGCAATTCGGATTATGAAGGTCACTCGACAAGAAAATGAGGTCAAAATGTTATATAATCTTCTCTATTTTTCACTTGGACTTGCTGGATTTCTCTTGATTATGATCATCATCCAAAGAAAGCTTACTTTTGACAGGGCTGAGTATTCTTTAAGTGGTGCTGTTGTTCTGGTTTTAATATTCTCACCACTAGTTTTAATCATTAGAGAAGAAGTTAATCTTTGGAAAAGCAAAAGACAAGTTGCTACTAATTTTTCACAATTGAATGTATCCATTCAAATGGAAAATATCCCTTCATCAGCTGAGCCTGAATCAACAACAAATTGGAAATCATGCTTTAAAAACGCGTTTAAGCCACCAAAGAGAGGTGAAGATCACACAATTTTACAAGCACTCTTTAACATTGACATGTTAATTCTATTTGTAGTTACTACATTTGGGGTTGGAGGGACATTGACCGCGATCGATAACTTAGGTCAAATTGGTAAATCCTATGCCAttaattttggctataatttctgA